A part of Cryptococcus tetragattii IND107 chromosome 3, whole genome shotgun sequence genomic DNA contains:
- a CDS encoding peptidyl-prolyl cis-trans isomerase-like 1, producing MSGPSPTYVTFDTSVGSFTVELYTAHAPKTCNNFAKLAERGYYNGVIFHRIIPNFMIQGGDPTGTGRGGTSIYGDRFADEIHPELRFVGAGILAMANSGPNTNGSQFFITCAPTPYLDGKHTIFGRVSSGMKTIQRLEAVRTDKDDRPVEEIKIHRARLGEATPSGALAVAMPA from the exons ATGTCAGGCCCTTCACCAACATATGTCACATTTGACACTTCTGTCGGCTCATTCACTGTCGAGCTGTATACAGCTCATGCACCTAAA ACATGTAACAACTTTGCTAAGCTGGCGGAGCGAGGCTATTATAATGGTGTCATTTTCCATCGCATTATCCCG AACTTTATGATCCAAGGTGGTGATCCAACGGGAACGGGGCGAGGCGGAACATCGATTTATGGTGACAGGTTTGCCGACGAAATCCACCCCGAGCTGAGATTTGTTGGTGCGGGAATCCTGGCCATGGCTAATTCTGGACCGAACACCAATG GTTCTcaattcttcatcacatGT GCCCCAACACCTTATCTGGACGGAAAGCACACGATATTCGGTCGTGTATCTTCTGGCATGAAGACCATTCAGAGATTAGAAGCTGTGCGAACGGACAAGGACGATCGGCCAGTGGAGGAAATCAAGATACATCGAGCGAGACTGGGTGAGGCAACGCCAT